A genome region from Timaviella obliquedivisa GSE-PSE-MK23-08B includes the following:
- a CDS encoding transporter substrate-binding domain-containing protein, which translates to MPIYRRFFLQVGASALLASLAHGCVNQSQNRSSLNVSSDLLNQIEKRGYLLVATEDDYPPFEFLVNGKPTGFDHELLDRLRQVVPFEIRQEILPWQGILPGVAEGKYDVALTAAVITDERAKMLDFTIPIAESTIAYIIRRDDNSIKTLGDLSGKTLGAQQGGASLEAVPDLEAKLKQQGGTIGQIKQYPGFAAAYQDLLSGQLDAVLHNIVSLSVLVDEKPAIFELGDRVSRKSYAGWAVKKGNQPLLDLLNSFLSNQREQGELKPLQEKWLKISFENLPTQPLLPGDRPIQ; encoded by the coding sequence ATGCCCATCTACAGACGTTTCTTTCTTCAGGTTGGAGCGAGTGCGCTACTCGCTTCGCTAGCTCATGGTTGCGTGAACCAGTCTCAAAATCGCTCATCGCTAAATGTCAGCAGCGACCTGCTTAATCAAATTGAGAAACGTGGATATTTACTGGTTGCAACCGAAGATGATTATCCACCCTTCGAGTTTTTGGTCAATGGAAAGCCTACAGGCTTTGACCATGAGCTGTTAGATCGCCTCAGACAAGTGGTTCCCTTCGAGATTCGCCAGGAAATTTTACCTTGGCAAGGCATTCTTCCTGGCGTTGCAGAAGGAAAATATGATGTAGCGCTGACAGCAGCGGTTATTACCGATGAACGAGCTAAAATGCTCGACTTTACAATACCGATCGCCGAATCTACGATCGCCTACATCATCCGCAGAGACGATAACTCTATCAAAACTCTGGGTGATCTTTCAGGCAAAACGTTGGGTGCCCAGCAGGGCGGAGCTTCTCTTGAAGCTGTCCCTGATTTGGAAGCCAAACTTAAGCAGCAAGGCGGCACGATCGGGCAAATTAAGCAATATCCGGGCTTCGCAGCAGCTTATCAAGATTTACTGAGCGGGCAATTAGATGCGGTGTTGCACAATATTGTCTCACTGTCCGTATTAGTAGATGAAAAGCCCGCCATTTTTGAATTGGGCGATCGCGTGAGCCGCAAATCTTATGCTGGGTGGGCAGTCAAAAAAGGCAATCAACCTCTCCTCGATTTGCTCAACAGCTTCCTTAGTAACCAACGAGAACAAGGTGAATTAAAGCCTCTTCAAGAAAAATGGCTCAAGATTTCCTTTGAGAACTTACCGACTCAACCGCTCTTACCCGGAGATCGCCCTATTCAATAG